The proteins below are encoded in one region of Hordeum vulgare subsp. vulgare chromosome 3H, MorexV3_pseudomolecules_assembly, whole genome shotgun sequence:
- the LOC123439789 gene encoding uncharacterized protein LOC123439789, translating to MAGATTDSTKRGGGCSPQTMAGATTDSTKRGGGCSPQTMADASRRGGACEGCSPGAERARRGTRAGTRVRRGLLPKRSGGREKARRQSTPHQLPRACGSRHDDGVREVASAYAHRRNPTGPVEDKGYRNFHLDLIVTVILEHRSNNF from the exons ATGGCGGGCGCGACGACGGACTCGACCAAGCGCGGCGGGGGCTGCTCCCCACAGACGATGGCGGGCGCGACGACAGACTCGACCAAGCGCGGCGGGGGCTGCTCCCCACAGACGATGGCGGACGCGAGCAGGCGCGGGGGTGCTTGCGAGGGTTGCTCCCCAGGCGCGGAGCGGGCGCGGCGGGGGACACGAGCAGGCACAAGGGTGCGGCGAGGGCTGCTCCCCAAGCGTAGCGGCGGACGAGAGAAGGCGCGGCGACAGAGTACGCCCCATCAGCTGCCTCGAGCGTGCGGCAGCAGGCACGACGACGGTGTGCGCGAGGTAGCATCGGCATACGCTCACCGGAGAAATCCCACCGGACCGGTGGAAGACAAAG GATATAGGAACTTCCATTTAGATTTGATTGTCACCGTCATCCTAGAGCATAGAAGCAACAACTTCTAG